The Coffea arabica cultivar ET-39 chromosome 8e, Coffea Arabica ET-39 HiFi, whole genome shotgun sequence genome window below encodes:
- the LOC113703855 gene encoding protein NRT1/ PTR FAMILY 1.2-like — MALLWLTSMIPQAKPPPCHESNKNCSSATSFQLFLLCSCFGLTSIGFGGITSSSLAFGADQLQKAGGHNNGRVLESYFSWYYALSTISVLIAYTCIVYAQESLGWQVGFGIPVMLMLLSTLSFSLASHLYFKLKAKSSLIVEMLQVAVASYRKRHIELSTERSKLLCHHHRGPSICLPSEKLRFLNKACIILDPEKDLTTDGTAADPWSLCTVNQVEDLKSILKVIPLWSAGMIMSVNNSQLSFSVLQAKSMNRKFGPNFEMPAGSCSMFAVVGAVLWIPFYLQVILPVASRILGRPVHLSTRERMGIGMALSFCRHDSGSNSGA; from the exons ATGGCTCTTTTGTGGCTAACAAGTATGATTCCACAAGCAAAGCCGCCTCCATGTCATGAATCGAATAAAAATTGTAGCTCTGCGACAAGTTTTCAACTCTTTctcttgtgttcttgttttggACTCACGTCTATTGGATTTGGAGGAATTACGTCTTCATCCTTAGCTTTTGGTGCTGATCAGTTACAAAAAGCAGGTGGCCACAACAATGGACGGGTTCTGGAGTCCTATTTCAGCTGGTACTATGCGTTATCCacaatttctgttttaattGCTTATACTTGCATTGTCTACGCACAAGAAAGCTTGGGATGGCAAGTTGGTTTTGGCATTCCAGTCATGCTCATGTTGTTGTCAACTCTATCATTCTCCCTGGCTTCGCACTTGTATTTCAAGTTGAAGGCTAAATCAAGTTTAATTGTCGAAATGCTTCAAGTGGCTGTAGCCTCTTATAGGAAACGGCATATAGAATTGTCAACAGAGAGGTCAAAATTGCTGTGCCATCACCACAGGGGTCCATCAATTTGTCTTCCAAGTGAAAAACTAAG GTTCTTAAACAAAGCTTGCATCATCCTAGATCCTGAGAAAGACTTGACAACAGATGGAACAGCGGCAGATCCCTGGAGTCTTTGCACAGTAAATCAAGTTGAGGACCTGAAGTCGATTCTCAAAGTGATCCCCTTATGGTCCGCAGGAATGATAATGTCAGTAAATAACAGCCAGCTCTCATTTTCTGTACTTCAAGCAAAGTCCATGAACCGAAAATTTGGTCCAAACTTTGAAATGCCAGCTGGTTCTTGTAGTATGTTTGCCGTTGTCGGTGCAGTACTATGGATACCTTTTTATCTTCAGGTAATCCTGCCTGTTGCATCAAGAATTTTGGGGAGACCTGTTCATCTCTCGACAAGGGAAAGAATGGGAATTGGAATGGCCCTTTCTTTTTGTAGGCATGATAGTGGCAGCAACAGTGGAGCTTAA
- the LOC140012813 gene encoding protein NRT1/ PTR FAMILY 1.2-like, producing the protein MSLLWLLPQSFLTGAGATANIVAQNEFYYSEFPRSMSSISSTLSLLGMSAANLVASFLMNAIDELSKLGGKESWISTNINKGHYDYYYWVLAGLSVPNMIYFLICSKAYGPGKEDKKETTFHEQDD; encoded by the coding sequence ATGTCATTACTTTGGCTTCTTCCCCAATCTTTCCTGACCGGCGCTGGCGCAACTGCAAATATAGTTGCACAGAATGAGTTCTATTATTCCGAGTTTCCAAGAAGCATGTCAAGTATATCTTCCACTCTTTCCTTACTTGGGATGTCTGCGGCAAATCTTGTAGCAAGTTTTCTTATGAATGCCATCGACGAACTCTCAAAACTGGGAGGAAAAGAAAGCTGGATTTCGACCAACATCAATAAGGGTCACTATGATTATTACTATTGGGTTCTTGCTGGCTTAAGTGTGCCTAACATGATTTATTTCCTCATTTGCAGCAAGGCTTATGGTCCTGGCAAAGAAGATAAGAAAGAGACAACTTTTCATGAACAGGATGACTAG